A genomic segment from Malaclemys terrapin pileata isolate rMalTer1 chromosome 1, rMalTer1.hap1, whole genome shotgun sequence encodes:
- the TCEANC gene encoding transcription elongation factor A N-terminal and central domain-containing protein — MSDKKIIMNRAHYIEKLLSENNFQDIGNHLAELEAVDMTIEYLQETDVAKAVYRVLQNCPAITLKKKAKHLLSKWKTLYKNNYLSSIQGKKSVSESVKEHNEYFSVAPQEQTEFSDELNQHEMLDAAGSNSLLTSQNVPKDEVYNKPKSSVNQLGLLEEQCTDNEDTKPAGSETSPQQEHVKAMRLKCTELIYKALTDSATSKEEANKRQELSKEIEERIFALHARNDKKYKNCIRSKVSNLKNPKNFHLKHNLFSGTMSPKTFAEMTVMEMANDELKQLRALYTESSVQEHQLPQVIDGTQTNKIKCRRCEKFDCSVTMIARGTLFLPSWVRNANPDEQMMTYVICNECGEQWYHSRWVCL, encoded by the coding sequence ATGTCTGATAAGAAAATAATTATGAACAGAGCCCATTATATTGAGAAGCTACTCTCTGAAAACAATTTCCAAGATATTGGAAATCACCTTGCAGAACTTGAAGCTGTTGATATGACTATAGAATATCTTCAGGAGACTGATGTTGCCAAAGCTGTGTACAGAGTCCTCCAGAACTGTCCTGCAATAACattgaaaaagaaagcaaagcattTATTATCAAAGTGGAAGACACTTTACAAGAATAACTATCTTTCATCGATACAAGGTAAAAAGTCAGTTTCTGAGAGTGTGAAAGAGCACAATGAATATTTCAGTGTGGCTCCACAAGAACAAACTGAGTTTTCTGATGAATTGAATCAGCATGAAATGTTAGATGCTGCTGGCTCTAACAGTTTGCTAACATCACAAaacgttccaaaagatgaagtGTATAATAAGCCAAAAAGCAGTGTGAATCAACTGGGTCTTTTAGAAGAACAGTGCACTGATAATGAAGACACTAAACCTGCTGGCAGTGAAACAAGCCCACAGCAAGAACATGTGAAGGCCATGAGGTTGAAATGCACAGAACTTATTTATAAAGCCTTGACTGATTCTGCCACAAGCAAAGAGGAAGCCAATAAGCGGCAAGAATTATCCAAAGAAATTGAAGAGCGTATTTTTGCTCTTCATGCTAGAAATGACAAAAAGTACAAAAATTGTATCAGAAGCAAAGTCTCTAACTTGAAGAATCCTAAAAATTTCCACTTAAAACATAACCTATTTTCAGGGACTATGAGTCCAAAGACTTTTGCTGAGATGACAGTGATGGAAATGGCCAATGATGAACTGAAACAACTCAGGGCTTTGTACACAGAATCATCTGTTCAGGAACATCAGCTTCCCCAAGTTATTGATGGCACACAgaccaacaaaataaaatgtaggcGCTGTGAAAAATTTGATTGCAGTGTCACTATGATTGCCAGGGGAACTCTCTTCCTTCCCAGTTGGGTGCGAAATGCAAATCCAGATGAACAAATGATGACTTATGTTATTTGTAACGAATGTGGAGAGCAGTGGTACCACAGCAGATGGGTTTGTTTGTGA